A section of the Oryzias melastigma strain HK-1 linkage group LG2, ASM292280v2, whole genome shotgun sequence genome encodes:
- the LOC112142011 gene encoding ubiquitin-protein ligase E3A: MNPDEKEDCECAAPQAQTSPESGADREHEEPDVENPEASRMKRAAAKHLIERYYHQLTEGCGNECCSNSWCASSAGFTRMDNNAAAVKALELYKVNAKLCDPHPSKKGTASTYLESSTHSNSASSEQQANHKEAHALRDNFKDVTHLTEEKVYEILDICGEKEDYSPLIRVIGRVFSSAEGLVQSFRRSKPHTKEELKSLQGKDEDKDEDEKEAAACSATAMEEDSPTSSSSTRPGEGSSGDNDVQKLAPDEVSVDIEAVRRVYERLLSNEKIEAAFLNALVYLSPNVECDLTYHNVYSRDPNYLNLFVIVMENSNLHSPEYLEIALPQFCKAMSKLPLAAQAKLARLWSHYSAEQIRRMMETFQQLITYKVISNEFNSRNLVNDDDAVVAATKCLKIVYYANVLGGDLDVEHNEEEDEEPIPESSELTLQELLGEERRNKKGPRVDPLETELGVRTNDCRRPLIPFEEFVNEPLNEVLEMDKDYTFFKVETENKFSFMTCPFVLNAVTKNLGLYYDNRIRMYSERRITVLYSLVQGQQLNPYLRLKVRRDHIIDDALVRLEMIAMENPADLKKQLYVEFEGEQGVDEGGVSKEFFQLVVEEIFNPDIGMFTYDEYTKLFWFNPSSFENEGQYTLIGIVLGLAIYNNCILDVHFPMVVYRKLMGKKGTFRDLADANPVLNQSLKELLEYEGSVEDDMMITFQISHTDLFGNPLMYDLRENGDKIPVTNENRREFVAQYSDYILNKSVEKQFKAFRRGFHMVTNESPLKYLFRPEEIELLICGSRNLDFQALEETTEYDGGYNRDSRIIKEFWETLHSFGEEQKRLFLQFTTGTDRAPVGGLGKLKMIIAKNGPDTDRLPTSHTCFNVLLLPEYNNKDKLRERLLKAITYAKGFGML; this comes from the exons ATGAATCCCGACGAGAAGGAGGACTGTGAGTGTGCGGCACCACAGGCCCAGACCAGCCCGGAGAGCGGAGCTGACAG AGAACACGAGGAGCCTGACGTAGAAAACCCAGAAGCAAGCCGAAT GAAGCGAGCGGCCGCCAAACATCTAATAGAGCGCTACTACCACCAGTTAACGGAAGGCTGTGGGAATGAGTGCTGCTCCAACTCCTGGTGCGCCTCGTCGGCGGGATTCACGCGCATGGACAACAATGCGGCGGCCGTCAAGGCGCTGGAGCTCTACAAGGTCAACGCCAAGCTCTGCGACCCACACCCTTCCAAGAAAGGCACCGCCTCCACATACCTGGAGAGCAGCACGCACAGCAACTCCGCCTCCAGCGAGCAGCAGGCCAACCACAAGGAGGCGCACGCGCTACGGGACAACTTTAAAG ATGTGACTCACCTGACGGAGGAGAAGGTGTACGAGATCTTGGACATCTGCGGGGAGAAGGAAGACTACTCCCCGCTGATCCGGGTTATCGGCCGGGTCTTCTCCAGCGCCGAGGGGCTGGTGCAGAGCTTCCGGAGGTCCAAGCCGCACACCAAGGAGGAGCTGAAGTCCCTCCAGGGCAAGGACGAGGACAAGGACGAGGACGAGAAGGAGGCGGCGGCGTGCTCCGCCACCGCCATGGAGGAGGACTCCCCGACCTCGTCCTCGTCGACGAGGCCGGGCGAGGGTTCCTCGGGGGACAACGACGTCCAGAAGCTGGCGCCGGACGAGGTCTCGGTGGACATTGAAGCGGTGCGGCGCGTCTACGAGCGCCTGCTGTCCAACGAGAAGATCGAGGCCGCCTTCCTCAATGCACTGGTTTACCTTTCGCCCAACGTGGAGTGCGACCTGACGTACCACAACGTGTACTCGCGGGACCCGAACTATCTGAACCTGTTTGTCATAGTGATGGAGAACAGCAACCTCCACAGTCCGGAGTACCTGGAGATCGCGCTGCCGCAGTTCTGCAAGGCCATGAGCAAGCTGCCGCTGGCCGCCCAGGCCAAGCTGGCCCGCCTCTGGTCGCACTACAGCGCCGAGCAGATCCGCCGCATGATGGAGACCTTCCAGCAGCTCATCACCTACAAGGTGATCAGCAACGAGTTCAACAGCCGGAACCTGGTGAACGACGACGACGCCGTCGTGGCGGCCACCAAGTGCTTGAAGATAGTCTACTATGCAAACGTGCTGGGCGGCGACCTGGACGTGGAGCACaacgaggaggaggacgaggagccCATCCCCGAGTCCAGCGAGCTCacgctgcaggagctgctgggCGAGGAGCGGCGCAACAAGAAGGGCCCCCGCGTGGACCCGCTGGAGACGGAGCTGGGGGTCCGCACCAACGACTGCCGGCGGCCGCTCATCCCCTTCGAGGAGTTCGTCAACGAGCCGCTCAACGAGGTGCTGGAGATGGACAAGGACTACACCTTCTTCAAGGTGGAGACGGAGAACAAGTTCTCCTTCATGACCTGCCCGTTCGTCCTGAACGCTGTCACCAAGAACCTGGGCCTGTACTACGACAACCGCATCCGCATGTACAGCGAGCGGCGGATCACCGTGCTCTACAGCCTGGTGCAGGGCCAGCAGCTCAACCCCTACCTGAGGCTGAAGGTGCGGCGAGACCACATCATCGACGACGCGCTGGTCAGG CTGGAAATGATCGCCATGGAGAATCCTGCCGACTTGAAGAAGCAGCTGTACGTGGAGTTTGAAGGGGAGCAGGGCGTCGATGAAGGAGGCGTTTCCAAAGAGTTCTTTCAGCTGGTGGTGGAGGAGATCTTCAACCCCGATATCG GCATGTTCACGTACGACGAGTACACCAAGCTGTTCTGGTTCAACCCCTCGTCGTTCGAGAACGAGGGCCAGTACACGCTGATCGGCATCGTCCTGGGGCTGGCCATCTACAACAACTGCATCCTGGACGTGCACTTCCCCATGGTGGTCTACAGGAAGCTGATGGGCAAGAAGGGCACCTTCAGGGACCTGGCGGACGCCAACCCG gtctTGAACCAGAGCctgaaggagctgctggagtACGAGGGCAGCGTGGAGGACGACATGATGATCACCTTCCAGATCTCCCACACCGACCTGTTCGGAAACCCGCTCATGTACGACCTGAGGGAAAACGGGGACAAGATCCCCGTCACCAACGAGAACAGACGg GAGTTTGTGGCGCAGTACTCCGACTACATCCTGAACAAGAGCGTGGAGAAGCAGTTCAAGGCCTTCAGGAGAGGCTTCCACATGGTCACCAACGAGTCGCCGCTCAAGTACCTGTTCAGGCCGGAGGAGATCGAGCTGCTGATCTGTGGCAGCAGG AACCTGGACTTCCAAGCGCTGGAGGAGACGACCGAGTACGACGGCGGGTACAACCGAGACTCCCGAATCATCAA GGAGTTCTGGGAGACGCTGCACTCGTTCGGGGAGGAGCAGAAGCGCCTCTTTCTGCAGTTCACCACCGGCACCGACAGAGCCCCCGTGGGGGGGCTGGGCAAGCTCAAGATGATCATCGCCAAGAACGGCCCCGACACCGACAG